The Pseudoliparis swirei isolate HS2019 ecotype Mariana Trench chromosome 19, NWPU_hadal_v1, whole genome shotgun sequence genomic sequence GCTGAGGGTGTCCTTAAACAACGCAGCAGAAATTCTGGGCTCACTGTCCATAAACTGGACTCCTGTGAGCATCAAAGGGCCTACTCCAACTCCCGTAAAGATGCTCGCTTACAGTTCTATTCTAGCCTAATCAATAAAAACTCTGGAAACTCTAAGCAGCTTTTTTCCTCCATGAACCATTTTCTGAAGCCACAACCATCCTGCTTAACATAGGCTACAGAGGAGCAATGCAACAGCTTCATTGACTTTTTCAGATCCAAGGTCAACAACATTCGCTCTCTGATGCCCAGCTTCCcatctctgcttctctctgaaCCCAATGACCCCAACACCTTATCTGCGAGTGTGCTGTCTCTTCTACATCTTGCTGAGGTTCAGGAGAGTCATGTTGAGGAAATCCTCAAAAATGAAATCCTGTACCTGTACCTCGGACCCCATTCCCACTGCACTGCTCGAGTCACATATCACCACTCTCAGTCCTCTTATTACCAAAATTGATAACCTTTCCGTTTAGTCTGGCTATGTCCCACCTGCTCTCAAGGTTGCTGCCCTTCTCAAAAAGCACAACCTGGACCCGGAGGTTCTAGCCAATGACAGGCCTATCTCCAACCTTGCCTTCCTGTCCAAGGTGTTAGAAAGTAGTTGCTTCTCAACTTCAGGACCAACTCAAACACAACAATGTTTTGAATGTAAAGTGCTttacaaacaaaatacattacttattgttattattatttttctagcaaaagattgcgtctgtttttgtatacatttataatgcTGGTGTTGTAAAATAATGTGCTGTAATCTGTAGACATCCCATGAAATTATTTGTAATGTTATCCACGTAATTATGAAAGGGGAAGTATAAATACCGCTGAAGTACACACAAAGCGGGTGGGAGGCGTGAAGGATGGATAATGAATAGAGGCTGCAGAGTCATCTAATGCTCCCCTGTCCAATGTAGAGttatgtttaaaaagaaaaagtgctcCCACTGTGAACTGTTTTATACCATATAGCCTAAACTATTTTTATAATTGCCAAAGCAGCGAGTAATGAAAAGTACCGGTACATGTAttaagcagtggcgggccgtgcattttctatctaggccttcaatgccgtcttactacagctgaacaacctaatgtaagatatgagttcaccagtgttccggtgcggggcttttattgtgaaggagcagacggaaaaagataaagttgtcgtgtttcttgtgttattaagtaacgtaaaaccctcagttacactgagaattcagagaatcgtatcgtacatgtatatgtatatttatatcgatgtatgtgtgtgtatttatacacacacatacatcgatataaatatgatgaagatgaaagttcctgtttacccaaacacatgacacaattaatgagtcttttcaatatgtccctcttgttcttcacctgttcattgtgcagctccgttgccgcttgttcgttgatctgtagatccgctccgtgtccccaaaagttgtcaaagcaccgatgcttgtaggtgccgagtcgtactctagtgtctcgttgctgcctcggttagacaactcaagtttgcaaagccagtgtggctcccaacaccaaatcgatcacttgcaacaggcatccccagcagtccggtgtgcagagcttctcggagcctgtgagccatcggtagcgctcgtagttggaactttgaaagtggcgaacgaacccctgtcccgcctgagacaggctttgtagcgtcggcgtcggtcttaaagttcgttgagaatggccttataattatatcctcgaccaaatcgatatcttctcctccttccgccattgtgggttgaacaaacagcttagtagtacgcgaattatttcgtttatcaaattcagtttcctagttctgaggttctgcatctacctgcccatagaccccgcctctcaatattggtaatccaatcaaaagacgtgcagcactccgcctgctcgctgctcctgtgccggttccggggccttctgcctggcctagaggagccaactctaaagctgattggttgacacaacattgtcattcccattcacttgaagctaccagcgcccgcaatgttgattctgaaggcctaagggcagatgttagccccctggcaacacacgatggctgaatatgattggataaaagatctaagataaagaccagccctccaaatctcaacctggcgctggcagcagcgcaaccaagaggaacgctatgaaattaagagaaaaactcttactctgggaaataagtgaatacatatttgtgggcaaatatatttagaaaaaaatatatattctgatgatgtttaggccagcagagaaggccttgctggccctgacggcccgccactggtattAAGCAATAGCTGCTGCAGTCGCTATGGATGCGGTGCAAAGCGAGGTCGCAGTGAGACATCTGTTGTCGAAGATTTCTATGTTTTTGGGAGAAGAGTTTAAATATTCAATCAATatggaaaaaaaacagagtTCTGGACGGAAATCaaatttgtctttgtttttattAGCTTGCAAGCTGCAAGAAAGTTCCTCAATCACGTATCTGAGTAAGCTGGGGAAGGATCTTCAAAATACAATGTGCCACACTGCAAGGACGGCCTTGAGTCGTGGCCCACAAATGACCTCAGTGATGTGTGTATCTGCATTCACTTCAAGGAAAAGAAACATAGACACAAGTCGCCGCTACGCTATGGACGATAACAGAGAACAatactccctctgtctctctctctccccacattGCCGTGCCTCTGTTCCTTAAATCAATTCACAGACGCAAAAATATTTTTACCATTACACATCACAGCGTCATGAAATACTAAAACTGGAGGACTTCGAAGCAGATATAGAGACGGGATTGTGCGATTTTTCATGAGTTCTTTTGTTGTCGGAGTTGGACAGAGTGCGGCGAAACTCTATTCCACGGGatattagtttttaaaatttatATTGTGTGATTAAATGTGTAATTGCTTTCTATTCAAATGAAACTAAATACTATTTTATTTAAACCGCTttacgtttttatttttgttgacgGATTCCTCGTGGGGCCTCGGCTCAGTCGTGTGTCCTGAAGAGACTCTCTTCAAGGACAAAGAAAGTGGTAGTGCAACCTGAATCCGTGAAATGGCCAAGGCCTCTTAACAAAAgcatgaacgcatcatctcactcttccagTAAACTATTGCACCTCTTCCGGTTGCCAGCTTAGCAGCTAACGATGGCTTCCTCCACtccccctcctgctccctcttgctcagtgtgtctcatgtataattattcctctgcctcccttaatgataacgatacatgcaacaagttaATTTTCttggttggaggcaggtctaagtgggtaagatgcacggctccgcgccatcgaGCTCAGACAGCTACGTTAATTAACCCGCCCTCTTTCGTCACTGGTGCAAAGCTAATAGAAGTAACttctgctagctgttccccggcagaGCCCGAGTagctgggtaactgttcgcaggattAGTAAATctatacagaagcccgctgtacACTAAcaacttcacgtttcgaaccggttttccctgctcagcgactcACCCGCTGAGAAATACACTCTgattatcgggagctctatcgTCAGGAACGAGAAGATGCCTTTCCTGCCTCCTAGTGGCGTCTTTGGtaacaacaagacaacaggaaaGCTCCTGATGACAGCAATACGATTAATATATGAATCCACATCTGTAGCATGTCCGTGATGAAAATAGAGTATTTCCCATCGTAATTTTATGTCTAAGGAGATGTCATTTGTATTCAGATCAGTTCCCATTTTACACTGATGTATTGTACACTGGTACCAAGGAATGCTTTAAAATTATCTGAGTAACACCATTTTCTTCTGACAATTGCAATAAAAACTATTATTATTCACTGCGTTTGAGTAAAAAATGTATATGGATCGCTTCTTCAAAGACCCTGAGTGTGTGCGcacgtatttgtgtgtgtgtgtgtgtttatgtggagTGTGTCGGTGACGTAAATGccccttgttttctctctctccctctccctccccccctctctctgcctctctctctgcttgcctctctctctctcacacacacacacacacacacacacacacaaacgcagtgaggcagcagcagcagacgctCAGTGCTGCTGTCAGTGttaggagcggaggaggaggacggacgGCATGCCTTAGCTCCGGGAATATATATTTCCCCATAATTTGTCTTTTTCAAGCGCTCTGCTTTGTTCTCCTCTTTTCATGCATTGAGGTCACACCTGTGTCTTTTCTTTCGGGGGAGGCGTTAAGGAAAGCCCGCCGTGCGTCGTGGTGCGTCTTTGCGCATTATTTctggatctttaaaaaaagtgatttattttgCCGGACTAATATGAAGTGTTTTTGGCgtgtggaggagaagagaggcagCATTTCGCAGCCCTGGTCTCTCTGTGAAAAAATCAGCTGCTGGTGATCTGCGTGAAGCCACTGAATGAATCTGTGCTgtctgaaagagaaaaaagggttttctccCCCTGATTCTCCTCCGTCGATGACAATGTGTCAAGTCCATCCACCACACAGGATCCCATTGATTTGCaatggtttttctttttttcttttccaggattgatttttttttgggggggggattcaCAGTGAAGGTCAATGGATATATTTCACGGTCCCTTTTTAGCACCAAATAACGCCAGTGCGCCTGGCATGCttgtgtgcttgtttgtgtgtgattgagTGTTTACTCCCTTTCCCCTTTCCCTGCTCTGAAAACTCATCCCCtgattttcctttcttttttttcatccaagGCTCACGCTGCAAAGTTAAATGCTGGATCTATATTCCAGCGACCATTTTTGGCTGTAAAAATGCTGAGCGGCGTCCTCTTACTGAGCTTCCTCACGGTCACCAGCCTTTCACCGTCTGAAACAGAGAGCCGCAAAACTTCAGCCTACAAAGAGATCTGCAAGACCCGCTGCGCCTGTGAGGAGCGGGAGAACATTTTGAACATCAACTGTGAGAATAAAGGATTTACAACAGTCAGCCAGTTCCAGGCACCCCCAAATAAATTCTCTCAGCTTTTTCTAAATGGAAACTTCCTGTCACGGATCAGCGCCAATGAGTTTGTTAATTATGGCAACGTCACCTCACTGCATCTGGGGAATAACGGCTTGCAGGAGATCCGAACCGGTGCTTTCAACGGGCTGCGCTTCCTGAAGCGGCTCCActtgaacaacaacaacctggagGTGATTAAAGAGGACACCTTTGCAGGACTGGAGAATTTGGAGTATTTACAGGTAGACTATAATTATATCAGCGCCATAGAGCAAGGTGCGTTTAGTAAGCTGAATAAGCTCAAAGTGTTGATCCTAAATGACAACCTGCTGTTGTCTTTGCCTCCCAACATTTTCCGCTTTGTGCTCCTCACCCACTTGGATTTACGCGGCAACCGGCTCAAGATATTGCCGTTTGCCGGGGTTTTAGAGCACATAGGCGGCATCATGGAGATTCAGCTGGAGGAGAATCCGTGGAATTGCACCTGTGATCTGATTTCGCTTAAATCCTGGTTGGATACTATTTCTGTCTTCGTGGGGGACATCGTGTGTGAGACGCCGTTCAGGCTGCATGGTAAAGACATCACGCAGCTCATAAAGCAGGATCTGTGCCCTCGCAGGAATGCTGGGGAGCGCGTTCACCCTGCCTCCGACTCTCACTTTCAAGGGGCCCTCCCTGCAACCTACCACCCTGGCTTGATCACCCCCACCCGTGCCCCCAAAGCTTCCCGCCCGCCCAAAATGCGCTACAGGACCACCCCACGCATAACAAAGGACAAACATGTCTTTGGGCCTATAATGGTTTACCAGACACGCTCCCCTGTGCCAATGATATGTcccactgtgtgcgtgtgcacgtcaCAAAACCCTGACAGCGGATTGAACATCAATTGCCAAGAGCGAAAGTTGCACAACATCAGTGAGCTGAACCCCAAGCCCTCCTACCCAAAGAAACTGCACCTGACCGGTAACTACCTACAAGTGATTTACACAACTGATCTCACTGAGTACAGTTCACTGGAGCTGCTTCATTTAGGAAATAATAGGATAGCAGTCATTCAGGAAGGTGCATTCGAGGATCTAACCAACCTTAGACGGCTCTATTTGAATGGGAATTACATTGAATCACTTACTCAATCCCTCTTCGCTGGCCTGCAGTCACTCCATTATCTGTATTTGGAATATAACATCATTAAAGACATTTTACCGCAAACATTTAACTCTCTGCATAACCTTCAGCTGCTTTTTCTGAACAACAACCTGTTAAGATCGCTCCCTGACAATGTTTTCGGGGGAACCATGCTAACGCGACTTAACTTGAGGAATAACCATTTCTCCTACCTTGCCGTTCGAGGGGTCCTAGACCAGCTTTCAGCATTTATCCAGATCGACCTGCAGGAGAACCCCTGGGACTGCACCTGTGATATTGTTGCACTCAAGAACTGGATGGAGATGTCCAGTACCAGCGTAGTGGTTAACGAAATCACGTGTGATTCGCCCTCTAAACATGCAGGTCGCCTGCTGCGCTCACTTCGCAATGAGGCCATCTGCCCTGATCCCAGTGAGGTGCCCCCGCCACAACTTGCACCCCCTACGAAAGCCCCCACCTTAATAAGCCCTGGCACCGAAGCCACCACACCTTCCTCTTCTTCGCTTAGCTCAGTTAGCCCCACTGAATCCCGAATCCACACTCCCGAGTTACACCCTGAGGTCCCACTTTCGGTCCTGATTCTTGGACTTctcgttgttttcatcctgtcggTCTGCTTTGGTGCAGGcctctttgtttttgttctgaaaCGGCGCAAAGGAATGGAACATGTCCCCACAGGTGCTAACAACTTAGATCTAAACTCTTTCCAAGTGCAATATGGCTCCTACACTCCTGAACCAACCCAAGATAAAACCACTGAAAGTCACATTTATAACTATATCCCTCCACCTGTGGGCTCTATGTGCCCAAACCCTATTTACATGCAGAAGGATGGCGAACAGGTGGCGTATTATCGTAACTTGAAGGAGCTCAGTTTTGGGCTCCTCGACGCAAAGAAGGATGTCCTAAGCTGCAGCCCAGGAGCCTACACCATCAGCACAATGGATTTTATGGATACATCTCCAACATCATGTAGTTTAACCACCTCAGAACCTCCTGAGATGTTGTATCAAAATCTAGGGGAGAGGCCCCACAAAGAGCTTCCCATGGCTGCAGGTGGCCCTTTCCATTACAACTTTTGCACTTTACCTAAGAGACCTTGCATCGTGCCCCCCTATGAGGCCGCTACAGCCCAGCGACACATTACCAACCAGGAAAGGTTGAACAAAACTGTACTGTACGGGACCCCCAGGAAATACTACGGGGTTGAACACCCTTCGAAAAACAATGAGCACCCGCTTCTGCTCCCTGGGAAGCTAAAAACAGAACCAGACTACCTGGAGGTTCTGGAGAAACAGACAGCAATGAGTCAACTGTAAGATTGTGCCCCCCCATCTACCGCCCGTCCCCTGCCCATCCCACCTCCCACAGGTTATGTGCAGCATTCATAATAATCATGCAGTTACTGTAATATTAgccctctctctatatatatcttatctatGTGTTCAAACCTACATGATTAACTGGAGGTGAACCGAATCCTTCGGTGATcgtttttctcttttccttttcttctcgttCTTTCTTATCAAGATGTATAAAAGGAGTATAAGAAGTATATTATTCTGCAGTTATATTTTTCTCCTGGAAGGTATacattatttcttcttttttttaaaatgagatTCTAAAAGACTTTGATTGAGACAGGTATAGAATAGGGAGGACTGTGTACAATTACAGCTTTGTGCTTTTCATGAATCTGTATTTAATTTTCCCTGTAAAAAACGAAAATGTATGAAATCACTATTCTTTGTATAAGAGTACATGCTACAGATTAACATTCCTGTACATACTTAGCATACACAGATAAATGATGAGTGTTTAACCATAAAAGAAACCTTTTCAAAATCCAACAAGCGGCTAAATCTAACCATACCTACTCCAGAAAGTGCCTTTGCACTCAACTATTTTATCAATACTGCTCCCTGCAAAATAGAAAATGCTCTTTTTTTGGAAAGTGCTGTATTTTAAAGAATCAAATCTTtatgtaaaatattttaaaaagagaaaaaaagaacttgacTGCATCTAAAATGATATTTGATTTCTTGATGGGGAGAATCATGTTATTTTGCTTGGAATATTAAGTGTCTTTTGAGATGTACAATTTATCGATAATATTGTATGCTATAGGGAAGCAATCCAGCGCGTTGAAATTGCGCCATTAAACTTTCACTGAAGCACTTTGTCAACATCCTGAGCTTGAGGTACATTTTGTTTACAGCGTGCTTGATTATGTTGGATGCTGTGGACTGCTCTCGAGTGTGTCTGCTTCTGTGTGTTGGGAGCCAGAGAAAATGAAAATAGTGCTTGCCTGCAGCTCCTCATCTAATGATTGACGAGGTGGGTTTTTGGGGCTCCTTCTGAGTTGAATGATAGCCATTGtttccctctttcttccttCACACAATATTTCAAGGTTTTCTCcaaactctctctcctcctcctgaaataTCCACTCCTTCTATCTGATGGTGCACAGACAACGCTAATGTTTGATGTGGAGGGTCAAAAGGTTTTttccagtgaggaagaggatgtgTCAAAACATCACAAAGTGCTGTAAAGTGAGTGAGATATGTAGTTACAAAAATTGATTATATTGCAGCTTCTCATTGTAGTCTTACAGGAGGGAATACTTGTCATTAGTATAGCAATTAACAGTAATGAATTGCACCTTGTGGATGAGCAGTAAAAGGACATTTTCTGTTGGAGAAGATGGAAGGGAGTCATCAGTCAAGAGTAGAATCCTGTCTCACAAAATGCAGCATTCCATTGCATTCTTCCATTAAAAAATGACAGTTATGTCGATGGAAAAAAAGTCCGCATTTTTTAACGGCTGCTGCTTCTCTGACATTGAGACCTTACAGGGGAGAATAATTGCAATTAGAATGATGAAAGTCGTTGATTATGGAGAAGCAGTAAAGGGAAATGTATTCTGCAGCATAAAGAGCAGACTGCTGGATATCATTTTTACGGGAATACAGCACTTCTCTGCAACCTGCCGTTCAAAAAACAGTTGCAAgtttgtgcacgtgtgtgtattaTCAACCTTTGTGTATTCAAAggcctgtcctctcctccccagccCTGTGACATGAATGAACTGTGCTAACCGCTCTAATGCTAATTCTGTTTTCTGTCCCTCAAGTCAAGTTGACATTGGCTCTTTTATATCCTCTGTGAATGGCCTCCCAGTGGCcaaatcccccctcccccatctcccTTTTGTACGCccaacgtcctcctcctccacctcctcctttgtCTTTTGTCCTTTTGTACCCCCGATGCTGGATCGCTGCTTGCTATTGTGTAGCTGTCCAAGGTGCTGAAACATTCCCGGCAACAGGGCAACATTCCTGACGGCTGGGACCGGGGAGCCCTGTGTGGAGGGTTAGGTTCCAAAGTGGTGTTATTCGTGGTCGTCTGTGGGTAAAAGATCCTTTTCCCAAAGAATAGTCTCAGCTCGTGGGCATTGTAGGAGTCCCTATTGCTGTTTGTATCTGCTGGTCTTAATCTTTGTGTTGGCCACAATATGGGTCTGCTGAAGGAATACAGTACATTGGAAAGAAGTAAACCTAAACCCTTAGTGGCTTTCTCTGGAACTCTCAACCATCTGTTCTTCCTTCACTTCTACCAGTCTTCCTTTGTTCCCTTTGAAAAATGGTCATCTGAAAACTGTGAATGCAGTTCAAACTCCCAGGATGTATTGGCAGATACAGTTTGGGGGATTTCAATTGTGAGCATTTGCTTTCTAACTGATCCTTGTAAGCTAAATGTTGCTATACACTACTCTCAGGTGTGCAGTGTTCTATGAGTTAATAGTTAAAGGCTATTATGGTGTATTACGAAATTAGCCTTATTTTCCTAATGTTACCTTTTATCCGTTATGGTTATGACTTCATTGTACTCACTAATCTGATCACTGTAATATGGGACATGATGTTGCTTTAAGAAACATGAGCAGATAAATAAATTAGGCCAGATTATATAAACACGGCATTACAATTGGAGCAGAAAGCCACCACCATTAAACTTCTCCAGTTTATTAATTACATTAATACAATTGTATATCGGATTACAAGTTGTATGTTTAAAGACCGAAATGTGGCCAATATGTGCAAATCTGCCCACATCTTTATTACAGAAATATGGAAGTCAGGTTCAACATTTTTGTTGAGTCAAAGGTATTTACAGATGGTATTATAGAAATATCTTTGTATCACTAATCTGACATTTTTCGTGAACATTCTTAATATAAATCAGGTTATGAATGATATATGACACAGCCCTCTGTACAAACCTTCACAATATAGAAATGAATGAAACTGGAAGTTTGGTGAAGTGGTTTTAAACGGCCTTGACGATTCGTAACATTCTAATTAGTTACAATGTGATGACCCTACACGTATAGGCTACAAAATGAATATGTACCAACATGAAACTATCCCAGTTGATTacttatataaaaaaagattattatttttattataagattTCTGAAATTCTTTGTTTGAATATGTAAATGAGGCATTATTTATAGTAACTTCTGGTGACTACAGTAGAAATCAACAGATAAAAATAGACAAAAAAGTAAATTAAACAATTTCATGTATATTTTTCCTCTCGTCTAAAAAAAACTCTCCTTTGTTTGAAGTTAAAGCAAATGACACAATGTCGATAATGTCTCATTGGTATTATCTAATGAAACGTCACAGAATTAGTCAGTGATGACATTCACTCATGTCAATTAAACAGCAAATTCCGATTTCTTCAACAAGTCTTACTATGTTCAAGGCATTGTGGTTAGGTAATACATTCAAGAATATCTCCTTTATTTGAGTATACTGCATTTTGTCATTTCATCTATTTGAACATACTACATACTTAAAATCTGCCCTTTATTCATGGGTTTAATTAACTGCTAGACAACCAGGTCAAACATATGTCTGTTAGTTGCAACACTGAAGTTAACAACAAACAGTTTGGGTTGGAATTCCATTGTTTGCTTTAGTTTTGCTGTCAAACAAGATGCAATGTTACTGTATTCCCTGATCCAAGCAatgttattattacattatgttgtttttttatcaaatCTGCCGTCCCAGAGTCCTTGCAGAAGTAccattcttccatggtgtttcAATAAACTAGTATTACAAAGCAGGAACATCAGTTTCTCTCAGTGACCAGAGTTTTGGATAATATTGTTTGCACCACGATTGTGTTCTAGAGCCAGGGAGCTGCAGCTCTGAACACCTCAACATTCTCCTTTAATGTTGTTTTGCTGTTACTTCTGCATAAAACACCTCATCTACCGCAAATCCGGATATTTTCTCAACCTGTTCCCTTTTTATGATTTTCCCTTCATGCATTTCCTTTTGGCCCCTCGGTGCCTTAACTTCTTTTAGAAGCTGAGTCGAGTAGCTTTCATACATGGCGTCTGGTGCAAAGGCACACAGCGAACAGGGGAGATGCTGCGGTATCAGAGCTGTGAATGCTGTCATGTGGGCTTCCTTTTTAACAAGCTTTACCATTTCAGCTGCTGTATGAATGGaagggaaaagaaagagagtgagagttggggagagagagagagaacgaaagagagtgagagatgaacggaaagagagggagagagagagaaccgttCATTCCTCTCCTTTTCTGAAAATTCCTTCCTTGGGCACAATAGGTCCTCTGTGTCTTTTTAGtcaaggaaagagagggagagcttgcacagagacacatacacaccacacacacatacacacacacacacacacacacacacacacacacacacaggggataTATGGGAGGGTTAGAACATGTGCAGTCTTGCACACCAATGAGGAAGCTTTCTCCCCAGaacactctcctctcttatcTTGCAGCCCTGGGACTcagacatgtgtgtgagagtgtgagagagtgagtgaatgaatgagtgagtaagtgaATGACAGAAGGACTGAGTAACTGTCTGAGTCAgtgaatatatattcatatactgtGTGGATCTCAGAAAAtctctgttctttttttttctctcttcaatgattgaaatgtagaaatggttATTTTGTGGATAAaggtcttcctctctttcactCTGTCTACCTCTCTCGGCCATccctctcctcgcctcccttCTTTCTGTCCCTCTTTTACAACAATATGATAGAGGACTATAATTTAGTATTCCTATCGGGTGGCTCAATATGTGGATAAGTGATTCAGAGATGACTTTGAAGCATAAGGGCTGTTGCTTTGAGTTGATTTATAATAGCAGTTCCCAGGGCATTTTCGGTATGtggtgtatatgcatgtgtgtgtgtgtgcgtgtgtgtgtaatatgtgttAGCATTTTCCGACTTTACGTTGTGTGTGACAGTGGCTTGCATACATACAATTGAAATCATTTTTCAACAGATTGATCCAATCTATTGTCCATTTTtcgctactgtgtgtgtgtttgcttcatTACGTGTGTATCCTTATTTCATTAGTCAATTTAGCCATTCACTTCAATTatgttgaattttgattttattaaatgtagCCTCTGTGCACATTGCTACTGTATTGAGGCTATTGTTTCATCCAGTTTTGCTTCTGGAACTTGGGTACCATTGTGTAGCAGAGGTGGATGCTGGCGCGTGATTTattttacttcctgttttaccATAAATTAAAATTACATTATTGTTCTAtagtttcagaacatttaaagcACCGAGAAGACCCAGCTTTGCGCTGTCTCAGTTGTCACAGGTAGGTACAGAGAGGACTCAAATGTCAACAATGGCGCAAAGTAACTGTATTCCTATCAAAAAAGAAGGAGCTCATAAAAGAAAAGGCCTACATAGACATAGGGTTGAAAAACAAAGCCTCCAGAAAACATGGGATATCAACCGGGATCTAGATAGAGATATAAACAAAGATCTAAACAGGGATATCAACTGGGATCTAGATAGAG encodes the following:
- the slitrk2 gene encoding SLIT and NTRK-like protein 2, with translation MLSGVLLLSFLTVTSLSPSETESRKTSAYKEICKTRCACEERENILNINCENKGFTTVSQFQAPPNKFSQLFLNGNFLSRISANEFVNYGNVTSLHLGNNGLQEIRTGAFNGLRFLKRLHLNNNNLEVIKEDTFAGLENLEYLQVDYNYISAIEQGAFSKLNKLKVLILNDNLLLSLPPNIFRFVLLTHLDLRGNRLKILPFAGVLEHIGGIMEIQLEENPWNCTCDLISLKSWLDTISVFVGDIVCETPFRLHGKDITQLIKQDLCPRRNAGERVHPASDSHFQGALPATYHPGLITPTRAPKASRPPKMRYRTTPRITKDKHVFGPIMVYQTRSPVPMICPTVCVCTSQNPDSGLNINCQERKLHNISELNPKPSYPKKLHLTGNYLQVIYTTDLTEYSSLELLHLGNNRIAVIQEGAFEDLTNLRRLYLNGNYIESLTQSLFAGLQSLHYLYLEYNIIKDILPQTFNSLHNLQLLFLNNNLLRSLPDNVFGGTMLTRLNLRNNHFSYLAVRGVLDQLSAFIQIDLQENPWDCTCDIVALKNWMEMSSTSVVVNEITCDSPSKHAGRLLRSLRNEAICPDPSEVPPPQLAPPTKAPTLISPGTEATTPSSSSLSSVSPTESRIHTPELHPEVPLSVLILGLLVVFILSVCFGAGLFVFVLKRRKGMEHVPTGANNLDLNSFQVQYGSYTPEPTQDKTTESHIYNYIPPPVGSMCPNPIYMQKDGEQVAYYRNLKELSFGLLDAKKDVLSCSPGAYTISTMDFMDTSPTSCSLTTSEPPEMLYQNLGERPHKELPMAAGGPFHYNFCTLPKRPCIVPPYEAATAQRHITNQERLNKTVLYGTPRKYYGVEHPSKNNEHPLLLPGKLKTEPDYLEVLEKQTAMSQL